In Etheostoma spectabile isolate EspeVRDwgs_2016 unplaced genomic scaffold, UIUC_Espe_1.0 scaffold00012006, whole genome shotgun sequence, the genomic stretch aaaaggcatcaaatgacagattagacatttgtataaaagttgcaaaagtttgggccccttcagagtttatagcatgcacccccccccccagtgaaccagtgaccctccggttcccaacccaactccctatggactgagctactgccacccctagaaagaccaggtgatgtcaatcttaaggttttaaatgcctagactcatctgacccccccaacaatcagcaccatggcccagactcatctgacccacaatcagcaccatggcttcttctaagcagttgtctagaaaactgaaacttaaAATAGTTGaggctcacaaagcaggagaaggctagaagaagatagcacagcgttttcagatgccaatatcctctgttgggACGTTAAtaaagaaatggccgtcatcaggaacagtggaacttaaagatctggaagaccaagaacaatatcagacagaacagctgcaggattgtgagaaaagcaagtccagacccaCGTTAGACTGCCCGATCCatcagaaagacctggcagacactggagctgagctacaccattccactataaagagatactcgtacaaacatggtcttcatggaagagtcatcagaagaaaacctcttctacatcctcaccacaaaaataacTTCAGCCTTCAGTACTTTAccacacacggagagcctcacttcccataacaataacccccgtcggactaacggaCACGCGCTGCCCACATGGCtgcctgtcttaaaggggaagggtcggaggtaataatcatgtaaaaggacaACGGTGAAAGTTCACTTTTGTACaatatcaagcagcaaaaaaggattagcgtcaacatcgcgCATGTGCACATTGCAAtatcgatgctaaaacacaaaatcgttcagccctatactgaataggttgaaatttgccaaaggacacattgactgcccagaggagaaatggagcaatatcctgtggactgatgagagcaaaaatagttatttttgggtctaggggccgcagacagtttgtcctccaaCCCCCAaccactgaattcaagccacattgaagacagtaaagcatggtggttatgAGATGTtcctcatactgtggtgttagGCCCATGTTTcccataccagggatcatggataagtttcaatacatcagaatacttgcagaggtcatgttgccttatcctgaagaggaaatgtctttgaaatgggtctttcaacaagacaaggacccaaaacacaccagtaaggagcaaagtcttggttccagatgaaccaggtTGATGTTATGGAGGGCCCGGCCCAAACCCCGGACCTCAATCACATAGAAAACGTGTGGGGTGACAGTCAAAacgctgtttctgaggcaaaaccctGTAATGCAGAGGGATTATGGGATGTAggtcaatggtcctgggctggaatacctgttcacaggtgactccatgcaacacagatgtgaagcaggtCTCAGAGATGATGgatatgcaactaaatattagtgcactgagtcaaagtaaagcaaacccttgagacatttttcagtttatacagtaaatgtttgagtttttaaagaaaaatgaagatactgctattcttttgaacagcctaataatcctttttcttcactttctgcaAAGGTAGAACTCAAACTTGATCAATTCTGGTCATGTTTGATTTGTAATTGAATGTGAGGTGTTTCCAATGTATTGATATTAtaaaattaaaagctattctaaggattctGAGCATTAATCACTTTGttttaaacacattattattctgaacacaactgcaTGTTTAGAGACatttataatttaataaaattCTCACAACTACTTTTATTGTATAGCTATGTCTAAAATTAATAAACAAACctagagggggggggagaatagCCATGTCTGAAGATCTGAAGATATCATGAAACCTTGTTTTTTACACATCTGAACATcttaaaaacgggtcaaatttgaccctaaCACAATACAAAGGTTAAACACAAGACTGAGTGGACAAAGAAGAACGGTCCATGTTCAAAACTCAAATGACAGCTTAAGATCAGCAATCAATAAATCAAgaattaaatgtttaataaatgtaCTCACCAACGACAAGGTCAATGTAGAATGTTTTAGGTGGCTGAGGACGAGGAAAATAACAGCTGTAGTTTCCACTGTCAGATATCTTTGTATTTCTGATGATTATGGAGGCGTTGCCGTGTTTCAGTTCATCTTGAAAATGAAAGACTCGACCTTTGAACTCTTCACTCTGACCAACTAGACCGTTGTTGTCATGAAAGCCTTTGTCATACAGGAACACCTTCTTCAGACCATCGGGTTTCTGAGCATCTTTAATCCAATCAAAGAACCCCGTTACAATGCTCTCCTTGGTCCTGAGAGAACAGGGCAACACCACGTCACTGTCTTCTCTAACGACCACTTTAACATCGGACCCTGGAAGACAAAACATACTTTAATCATCATGTTAAAATAGAGAAAGTCAGAGGAAATCTGAATATACATAACATCTTTTCTTCAATAACTCTCCTAAAGCATCAAACTGCAGAGAGTCTCCATCAAACACTCTGATCTCTCTCTGGCAAAGATGAGAGATATTCTATCATTTACTTTCtcaatatattttaaacatcaatttatcatttaaaaatcataaaaaaacataattgccGCTTTTCAACTaggaggatttgctgcttttctttgtcatatatgagagtaaattaaatataaaggTTTTATATTGTTGATCCTATTGGAGTCTCCACTTTGAGgaacaattatttaatattgatcCATAATTATTAATAGTGAGATTCTTGCTGAAAGCAGCTGCAGTCTAAACTAAAACCAAGCTGTTGG encodes the following:
- the LOC116679405 gene encoding uncharacterized protein LOC116679405, encoding MEDITSKLFDWKKDGGQVEVFLYDAQPAYHNGHSGQSDQFKGRVFHFPDELKHGNASITIRNTKISDSGDYRCDFPRLQPRQTFNIDLHVGSDVKVVVREDSDVVLPCSLRTKESIVTGFFDWIKDAQKPDGLKKVFLYDKGFHDNNGLVGQSEEFKGRVFHFQDELKHGNASIIIRNTKISDSGNYSCYFPRPQPPKTFYIDLVVGEYIY